CCGGTCCACGATGCTCGCCGCGGTCTGCATCGCGTCGGTCCTGCAGATGGCCACCATTCCCATGGCAGGCATGTTGTGCGACCGGTTCGGGCGGCGGCCGTTGCTGATGGTCGGCTCGGTGGCCACCGTGGCCATGGCATTCCCGTTCTTCTGGCTGATCGACACGCGCAATACCCTGGCGATCTTCGTGGCCCTGGTGATCGCGCTGCCGATCTGCCACACCCTGACCTACGCGCCGTTGGCCAGCTTCCTGCCGGAGATCTTCCCGACCCAGCTGCGCTACAGCGGGTCCGGAATCGCCTATACCGTGGGTGGCCTGATGTTCAGCGCGCCCGTGCCGTTCGTCGCCACCGCGCTCTACGGCGCCGTCGGCGCGGCGTGGCCACTGTCGCTCTACATCGCGGTGGGTGGCGTCCTCACCCTCATCGCGGTGTGGCTGTCGCGGGAGACCGTGCACGACGACATCGACTGGACCACTCGGCCGACGGCCAAAGACGCTGTGAAGAACCAGGATCCGACGCAAACCGGCGACGGGTCGTTGATCGGCGAGCCGACGAGATGACGCGGAGACCAGCCGAGGACGCAACGAGAAAGAGAAGCAGTTCGATGACAAGCACTACCGCCGGTCCACTGGACGGCGTGCGGGTGGTCGACATGACGACCTCCTACGCCGGTCCCACTGCCGCGATGTACCTGGCCGACCTGGGTGCCACCGTCATCAAGATCGAGCGGCCGGGGTACGGCGACGACACCCGCAGCTGGGGTCCGCCGTTCGTCGACGGCGATTCGGCGTGGTTCGCCTCGGCCAACCGCAACAAGCAGTCCGTGGTGCTGGACCTGCGCAGCGACCGCGGACGCGACGTGCTGCTGCGCCTGCTCGACACCGCGGATGTGTTCCTGCAGAACATGAACCCCGGCAAGCTCGTCCGCATGGGTATCGACGCGGACAACCTGCGCAAGCGCAATCCCCGCCTGGTCTACTGTGCGATGTCGGGCTTCGGGCTGGACGGGCCGGACAGCGACCTGCCGGGCTATGACCTTGTGGCACAAGCCCGTTCCGGGTTGATGTCGGTCACCGGTGAGAAGGGGCGCAGCCCGCAGCGCGTGTCGACCGCGCTCTCCGACGTCGTCACCGGGATGTGTGCGGCACTGGCGATCAACGCCGCACTGGTCCAGCAGACCAAGACCGGCATCGGCGCGACCATCGACGTGTCGCTGCTCGACACCGATCTGGCGCTCATGGCGCCGCGCATCGCGGCATTCCACGCCGGTGAGCCCGAACCGGCCCCGAGCGGCGGCACCGACTCGGTGCTCGCGGTGTACCAGCCTTTCGAGGCCTCCGACCGCAGTATCGTGGTGGCCATCGGTAACGACGCCATGTGGCAGCGGTTCTGCGCCGCGGTCGAGCTTCCGGAACTGGCGGACGATCGCGATCTTGCCGACAACGCAGGCAGGCGGGCGCAGCGGTCCAGGATCACGGCGCTGATCGCCGAGCGGATCGCGACCCGGCCTGCCGCGGAATGGGTGCGCATCCTCAGCGACGTCGACGTGCCGGTTTCCCTCGTGCAGACGCTGTCCGAGGTGGTGAAGGACCCGCAGGTGGTGGCCCGCGGAACACTCATGCCGGTTCCCGATTCGGCCGAGCGCCTGGCCACCGTGCACAGCCCGTTCCGGATCGACGGTATGGCCGTGCGCAATGAGCGGTTCCCGGATCTGGGCGCCGACTCGAGGCAAATACTGACAGAACTCGGCTACGGTCCCGACGACATCGCCGCGCTCTTCGCGGCGGGCGTCGTCGCCGCCCCGACCGGCGCCGAGGCAGGGGAGGTGGGCTCATGAGCGTGCTCGACGTGCAGCGCACCGGTGACATCGCGACGTTGACCATCAACCGGCCCGAGGCGTTCAACGCCCTCAACGGCGAGGTCATCGGGGCGTTGGCAGCCGAGGTGACGGCGGCGGTCGCCGCGGGCCTGCGGGGCGTCGTCATCACGGGAGCGGGCGAGAAGGCGTTCAGCGCGGGCGCCGACCTCAAGGAGATCGCGGCGATGGGGCCCGATCAGGCGCGCGAGACCATGACCCGTGGGCAGCGGGCGTTCCGCGCCATCGAACAAGCGCCGATCCCGGTGATCGCGGCGGTCAACGGCGTGGCGCTCGGCGGCGGCTTCGAGCTGATCCTGGCCTGCACCTTCCCGGTGTTGTCGACGAAGGCCTCGATGGGGCTGCCCGAGTCCGGCCTCGGGCTCATCCCCGGCTACGGCGGCACCCAGCGACTGCCGCGGGTGCTCGGCGAGAAGGTGGCCGCACATCTGATGCTCACGGGCAGTCGGCTCGACGCGGACCGCGCATACGCCCTCGGCCTCACCCCGCTGCCGCCGGTCGATCCGAGTGAACTGCTTTCCACCGCGACGGCCGTGGCCGAGAAGATCGCCGCGCAGGGACCGCTGGCCGTGCGCGCCATCCTGCACGCACTCGACGTGGGTCGCGACGCCCCGGTCGACTCCGGGCTCGCGGTGGAGACCGGCCTGGCCGCGCTCGCGGTGGCCGGTGCGGAGTCCGGTGAAGGCGTCGCCGCGTTTCTCGAACGCAGGCCTGCGAAGTTCGCGAACCCGGAAGGACGGCCGTGATGCTCGAGCCGCTCGACATCGACACCGACGCCAAGGCGTACGCGGCCCTGCACGCGCTGCTGGACGAGCCGGCCGCCGACGCCGCGCTCACCGAACGCGAACTGCGGGTGCGCACGCACACCCGTGACGTGGTCTCCCGCGAAATCGCCCCGCGTGCAGCGGATCTGGATCACACGCACATGTTCGCCCACGAGGGCGTGCAGGCGCTGGCCGCCGAAGGCCTGTGCGGGCTGATCTTTCCTGAACACCTGGGCGGCACCGGCGACACCAATGTGGCCTACGCGGTCGCGATGGAGGAGATCACGGCCGGGTGCGCGGCCACCAGCCTGGTGTTCATGACGCAGATGCACTGCGCGTACCCGATCATGCTGGCCGGATCCGATGAGCTGCAACGCCGTTACATCCCGGGACTTCTCGACGGTTCGCGCTACGGCTCGCTCGGCATCACCGAACCCGACGCCGGATCCGACGTCTCGAGTCTGACCACCACGGCCACCCGCACGGCCGACGGCTGGTCGCTCAGCGGCCAGAAGACGTTCATCACCACCGGTGACCGCGCGGACGTCATCATCTGCTTTGCGACGATCGACCGCGTCGCGGGCCGCAACGGCATCACCGCGTTCGTCGTCGACGGCGGCTGGGACGGTGTCGGACACGGCAAGCCGTTCGACAAGATGGGCATGCACGGCTCCAGCACCGCCGAACTGTTCTTCGATTCCGTCGCGGTGCCGCGCGACCACCTCCTCGGCGAAGAGGGCCGGGGCTGGTCGGTCGTCATGAGTTCGGTGGTGAAATCCCGGATCAGCGCGGCCGCGCAGGGTGTCGGACTCGCGCGCGCCGCCTATGCGCGGACGTTGGCCGCGCTGACCAGGATGCACGGCAAGCGCCTGCCCGACGAGGACACGTTCGCGCTCGCCGAGCTGCGGGGCCGAATCCTGCAGGGCCGCCTGCTGCTGCACGCCGTGGCCCGTCAGGTCGACACGAACCCGGACGTCACACCCGGACAGATCGGCATCATGAAACAGTGCTGCACCGATCTCGGTTTCGAGGCCGCGGTGCAGGCCACCCGGATCCTCGGCCCGTACGGCGATCTGGACGTTCTCGGTGTGGAACGGTGCCTGCGTGACGCCAAGGTCACCCAGATCTACGACGGCACCAACGAGATTCAGCGGTTGCTCGTGGGGCGCGAGATCATCCGCGCGGCAGGGGAACTGGCATGACTTCAGCATCAGGCCTGGAAGGCAAGGTCGCGATCGTCACGGGCGCAGGCCGCGGTCTGGGTCGAGCGATGGCCCGGGGGCTGATCGACGCCGGCGTCGCGGTGACCGTCGCCGCGCGCACCTCGACCGAACTCGACAGCTTCGTCGACGAGGCGAAAGCCGCGGGGGGACACGCGTTGGCGTGCCCGACCGACATCACCGACGAGACCTCCGTGGAGCGGATGGTCGAGGCGACGGTCGAGACCTTCGGACGCGTCGACATCCTGGTCAACAACTCCGGGATCGTGGCCACCACACCGCTGATCGAACAGAGCGCCGACGAATGGGACCGCGTCGTGGCCACCAATCTGCGCGGCACCTTCCTGGCGACCCGGGCCGTCGGCCGTCACCTCGTCGCGCAGCGCGGCGGCAAGGTGATCAACATCGCCTCCAACTTCGCGCTGCAAGGCGTGGCCAACCACGCGGCCTACTCGGCCTCCAAGGCCGCGGTCATCGCGTTCACCCGCTCGATGGCCATCGAGTGGGCACGCGACAACATCCAGGTCAACGCCATCGCCCCCGGCTATTTCGCCACCTCGCTCAACGCCGACATGCGCGCCGACGCGGACTTGACCGCAAAGGTGGTGCGGGCCATCCCGGCCCGGCGCATGGGTGAACCGGAGGAACTCACGTCCTGGCTGCTGCTGCTCGCAGGCAGCGCGTCGGACTTCATGACCGGAGAAGTGATCGTGATCGATGGCGGTCAGAGCGTCCGCTGACGTCAATAGGAGACATCAAGTGAGCAACATCAGCACAGCCGACCGCAAGACCGTGGCGGTCCTCGGCGCCGGAACCATGGGGTCGGGCATCGCCACCGTGATGGCCCGCGCCGGGTACCGCACGATCCTCTACGACATCGACGAGGCGAACCTCAATCGCGGCATCGACACCGTCCACGGGTTCTTCGACAAGAGTGTCCGGCTCGGCAAGCTCGACGCGGCCGCGGGCCAGGCCGCCAAGGGCAGCCTCTCGGGCAGTACCGATCTGAAGGATCTGGCACCGTGCGAGGTGGTCGTCGAAGCCGTCTTCGAGGATCTGGCGCTCAAGAAGGAGATGTTCGGCCGGCTCGACGACATCGTGTCACCGACCACGCTGTTGCACACCAACACCTCGACACTGTCGGTCACCGGAATCGCGTCGGGCTCGCGACTGCGCGAACGCGTGGTGGGCACCCACTACTGCAACCCGGCACCGCTGATGAAGCTCGTCGAGGTGGCCGACGGCCGCCACACCGCCGACTGGGCGCACAAGGCCACTCTGGAATTTCTTGCGTCCCTGGGCAAGACGAGCGTGGTCACCAAGGACCGGCCCGGCTTCATCGTCAACCGGTTCCTGATTCCGTGGGAGAACTCCTGCATCGCGGCGCTGGACGCCGGCGTGGCCACCAAGGAACAGATCGACACCGCGGTGCTGGGCGCGCTCGGCCACCCGATGGGGCCGTTCCGCCTGCTCGACATCGTCGGCCTGGACATCCATCAGCAGGTCGCCACGCGGCTGTACGAACAGCTGCGCGACCCGAAGTTCTTCCCACCGCCGATGGTGGAACGTATGGTCGCCGCGGGCGATCTGGGCCGCAAGACCGGCCGCGGGTTCTACACCTACGACGACACCCGGCTGTTCGGGTCCTAGAGGAGCGAAATGTCCACCCAAGGCAATGAATTCACCACCGTCGGCGTTCTCGGCCTCGGCACCATGGGAGCCGGTATCACCCAGGTGTTCGCGGCATCGGGCCGCGACGTGGTGGTCCTGGAGGCAAACCAGGACCGGATCGATGCCGGGCTGGCGTCGATCACCGCCTTCCTCGACACCGGCATCGCCAAGGGGAAGCTGACCGCGGCCGACAAGGCATACCTGCTCGCCCGCATCACTGCCACCACCGACGTTGCCGATCTGGCGAACGTGGCTCTCGTCGTCGAATCGGTCACCGAGAACGCCGAGGTCAAGAAGACCCTGCTGGGCCGGGTTGCCGCCGCGATCGGCGAGCAGACCCCGATCTGCACCAACACCTCGGCCCTGTCGGTGACCGAACTGGCTGCGGCGCTGCCGAATCCGGCACGCGTCGCGGGTCTGCACTTCTTCAACCCCGCGCCGCTGCAGCGCACCGTCGAGGTGGTGCGCGCACTGCAGACCGACGACGACCTCGTCGACCGACTCGTCGCACTCGTCGACAGCCTCGGCGAGAAGGATCCGATCGTGGTCGCAGACCGCCCCGGATTCCTGGTCAACGCACTGCTGCTGCCGTA
This region of Mycolicibacterium goodii genomic DNA includes:
- a CDS encoding SDR family NAD(P)-dependent oxidoreductase — protein: MTSASGLEGKVAIVTGAGRGLGRAMARGLIDAGVAVTVAARTSTELDSFVDEAKAAGGHALACPTDITDETSVERMVEATVETFGRVDILVNNSGIVATTPLIEQSADEWDRVVATNLRGTFLATRAVGRHLVAQRGGKVINIASNFALQGVANHAAYSASKAAVIAFTRSMAIEWARDNIQVNAIAPGYFATSLNADMRADADLTAKVVRAIPARRMGEPEELTSWLLLLAGSASDFMTGEVIVIDGGQSVR
- a CDS encoding enoyl-CoA hydratase/isomerase family protein: MSVLDVQRTGDIATLTINRPEAFNALNGEVIGALAAEVTAAVAAGLRGVVITGAGEKAFSAGADLKEIAAMGPDQARETMTRGQRAFRAIEQAPIPVIAAVNGVALGGGFELILACTFPVLSTKASMGLPESGLGLIPGYGGTQRLPRVLGEKVAAHLMLTGSRLDADRAYALGLTPLPPVDPSELLSTATAVAEKIAAQGPLAVRAILHALDVGRDAPVDSGLAVETGLAALAVAGAESGEGVAAFLERRPAKFANPEGRP
- a CDS encoding CaiB/BaiF CoA transferase family protein; protein product: MTSTTAGPLDGVRVVDMTTSYAGPTAAMYLADLGATVIKIERPGYGDDTRSWGPPFVDGDSAWFASANRNKQSVVLDLRSDRGRDVLLRLLDTADVFLQNMNPGKLVRMGIDADNLRKRNPRLVYCAMSGFGLDGPDSDLPGYDLVAQARSGLMSVTGEKGRSPQRVSTALSDVVTGMCAALAINAALVQQTKTGIGATIDVSLLDTDLALMAPRIAAFHAGEPEPAPSGGTDSVLAVYQPFEASDRSIVVAIGNDAMWQRFCAAVELPELADDRDLADNAGRRAQRSRITALIAERIATRPAAEWVRILSDVDVPVSLVQTLSEVVKDPQVVARGTLMPVPDSAERLATVHSPFRIDGMAVRNERFPDLGADSRQILTELGYGPDDIAALFAAGVVAAPTGAEAGEVGS
- a CDS encoding acyl-CoA dehydrogenase family protein — translated: MLEPLDIDTDAKAYAALHALLDEPAADAALTERELRVRTHTRDVVSREIAPRAADLDHTHMFAHEGVQALAAEGLCGLIFPEHLGGTGDTNVAYAVAMEEITAGCAATSLVFMTQMHCAYPIMLAGSDELQRRYIPGLLDGSRYGSLGITEPDAGSDVSSLTTTATRTADGWSLSGQKTFITTGDRADVIICFATIDRVAGRNGITAFVVDGGWDGVGHGKPFDKMGMHGSSTAELFFDSVAVPRDHLLGEEGRGWSVVMSSVVKSRISAAAQGVGLARAAYARTLAALTRMHGKRLPDEDTFALAELRGRILQGRLLLHAVARQVDTNPDVTPGQIGIMKQCCTDLGFEAAVQATRILGPYGDLDVLGVERCLRDAKVTQIYDGTNEIQRLLVGREIIRAAGELA
- a CDS encoding 3-hydroxyacyl-CoA dehydrogenase family protein, which gives rise to MSNISTADRKTVAVLGAGTMGSGIATVMARAGYRTILYDIDEANLNRGIDTVHGFFDKSVRLGKLDAAAGQAAKGSLSGSTDLKDLAPCEVVVEAVFEDLALKKEMFGRLDDIVSPTTLLHTNTSTLSVTGIASGSRLRERVVGTHYCNPAPLMKLVEVADGRHTADWAHKATLEFLASLGKTSVVTKDRPGFIVNRFLIPWENSCIAALDAGVATKEQIDTAVLGALGHPMGPFRLLDIVGLDIHQQVATRLYEQLRDPKFFPPPMVERMVAAGDLGRKTGRGFYTYDDTRLFGS
- a CDS encoding 3-hydroxyacyl-CoA dehydrogenase family protein, with product MSTQGNEFTTVGVLGLGTMGAGITQVFAASGRDVVVLEANQDRIDAGLASITAFLDTGIAKGKLTAADKAYLLARITATTDVADLANVALVVESVTENAEVKKTLLGRVAAAIGEQTPICTNTSALSVTELAAALPNPARVAGLHFFNPAPLQRTVEVVRALQTDDDLVDRLVALVDSLGEKDPIVVADRPGFLVNALLLPYLNDVISEYDDGLAGAEDIDLALKLGLGYKSGPLELLDMIGLDVQLHATEAAYAATADPRYAPPPLLRQMVAAGRLGNKTNNGFRTKDSENS